In a genomic window of Halalkalicoccus sp. CG83:
- a CDS encoding ABC transporter ATP-binding protein — MSRNAIERGERRREKRVESLDSGSTESTHASTLAGEELVLRYSGTEEPVVDGESLVVPSGEVTALVGPNGSGKSTLLKGLANQLSPDSGSVLLDGRDVQSLGTKELARELGLLSQENVSPESIGVEELVHHGRYPHRGFFEGVSEEDECAVRDALSLAGVAHLRDREVSSLSGGQRQLVWIAMVLAQDTDVLLLDEPTTFLDLHHQLEVMEIVRTLRKEREVTVVLVLHDVEQAARYADHLIALRDGTIHARGPPEEVVTEELLAEVFRVEATVEQDAEGPRVTPHGPLHEG; from the coding sequence ATGTCGAGAAACGCCATCGAACGCGGCGAACGACGGCGGGAGAAACGAGTCGAATCGCTCGATTCGGGGAGCACCGAGTCGACGCACGCGAGCACCCTCGCCGGCGAGGAGCTGGTCCTTCGCTACTCGGGTACCGAGGAGCCGGTCGTCGACGGCGAGTCCCTGGTCGTTCCGTCCGGCGAGGTGACGGCGCTCGTCGGACCGAACGGGTCGGGAAAGAGCACGCTCTTGAAGGGGCTTGCGAACCAGCTCTCGCCCGATTCGGGATCGGTGCTGCTCGACGGCCGTGACGTCCAGTCGCTCGGGACGAAGGAGCTCGCACGCGAGCTCGGCCTGCTCTCCCAGGAGAACGTCTCGCCGGAGTCGATCGGCGTCGAGGAGCTCGTCCACCACGGCCGGTATCCCCACCGGGGGTTCTTCGAGGGCGTGAGCGAGGAGGACGAGTGTGCGGTCCGCGACGCGCTCTCGCTCGCGGGCGTCGCCCACCTCCGCGACCGCGAGGTGAGCAGCCTGAGCGGCGGACAGCGACAGCTCGTCTGGATCGCGATGGTACTGGCCCAGGACACCGACGTCCTCCTGCTCGACGAGCCCACGACCTTCCTCGACCTGCACCACCAGCTCGAGGTGATGGAGATCGTCCGAACCCTCCGGAAGGAGCGCGAGGTCACGGTCGTGCTCGTCCTCCACGACGTCGAGCAGGCCGCCCGGTACGCAGATCACCTGATCGCGCTCAGGGACGGGACGATCCACGCTCGCGGCCCCCCCGAGGAGGTCGTCACCGAGGAGCTGCTCGCGGAGGTGTTTCGGGTGGAGGCGACCGTCGAGCAGGACGCCGAAGGCCCGCGGGTCACGCCGCACGGGCCCCTACACGAGGGTTAG